In Helicobacter pylori, a single genomic region encodes these proteins:
- a CDS encoding tetraacyldisaccharide 4'-kinase codes for MKSDKPFLERYFYDPTLLQKGLIFALYPFSLIYQAIATLKRKTAKKHDFKIPLISIGNLIAGGSGKTPFILEIAPRYQEVAIVSRGYQRNSKGLVVVSIKGNILVPQKIAGDEAYLLALNLKQASVIVSEKRELGVLKALELGSKIVFLDDGFRFNFNQFNVLLKPKVPPYYPFCLPSGLYRENIESYKEAHLVVTEDEDYKRITSISHPTKRMLLVTAIANPSRLDAFLPKEVVKKLYFRDHAPFDLNLLEKEFYQNNATSLLVTSKDLVKLQDCNLPLSVLNLKLEICPKVLEKIDRYILSYPCNTKERL; via the coding sequence ATGAAAAGCGATAAACCCTTTTTAGAACGCTATTTTTATGACCCCACTCTCCTACAAAAAGGGTTGATTTTCGCGCTCTATCCTTTTTCTTTAATCTATCAAGCCATCGCCACCCTTAAACGAAAAACCGCTAAAAAACATGATTTTAAAATCCCCCTTATCAGCATAGGCAACTTGATTGCTGGGGGAAGCGGTAAAACGCCCTTCATTTTAGAGATCGCTCCAAGATACCAAGAAGTGGCTATTGTTTCTAGGGGGTATCAACGAAATTCTAAAGGCTTAGTGGTGGTGAGCATTAAGGGAAACATTTTAGTTCCTCAAAAAATAGCGGGCGATGAAGCCTATCTTTTGGCCTTGAATTTAAAACAAGCAAGCGTGATTGTGAGCGAAAAAAGAGAGCTAGGCGTTTTAAAAGCCCTTGAATTAGGATCAAAGATTGTGTTTTTAGACGATGGTTTTAGGTTTAATTTCAACCAATTCAATGTGCTTTTAAAGCCTAAAGTCCCCCCCTACTACCCCTTTTGTTTGCCTAGCGGGTTGTATAGAGAAAATATTGAAAGCTATAAAGAAGCCCATTTAGTCGTTACAGAAGATGAGGATTATAAAAGAATAACCTCTATTTCTCACCCCACCAAACGCATGCTTTTAGTAACGGCTATCGCTAACCCTAGCAGGCTTGATGCGTTTTTACCCAAAGAAGTGGTTAAAAAATTGTATTTTAGAGACCATGCCCCTTTTGATTTGAATCTTTTAGAAAAAGAGTTTTATCAAAATAACGCCACTTCCTTATTGGTTACTTCAAAAGATCTCGTCAAATTACAAGATTGCAACTTGCCTTTAAGCGTATTAAATTTAAAACTAGAAATTTGCCCTAAAGTTTTAGAAAAGATTGATCGTTATATCCTTTCTTATCCTTGTAATACAAAAGAACGTCTATAA
- the ruvX gene encoding Holliday junction resolvase RuvX: MILACDVGLKRIGIAVLLNGVVLPLEAILRHNRNQASRDLSDLLREKNIQVLVVGKPNESYADTHARIEHFIKLVDFKGEIVFINEDNSSIEAYDNLEHLGKKNKRLATKNGRLDSLSACRILERYCQQVLKKR, translated from the coding sequence ATGATTTTGGCATGCGATGTGGGGTTAAAACGCATTGGCATCGCTGTGCTTTTAAACGGCGTTGTCTTGCCCTTAGAAGCGATTTTACGCCACAACAGGAATCAGGCCTCTAGGGATTTGAGCGATTTATTGAGGGAAAAAAACATTCAAGTGCTAGTGGTGGGCAAACCCAATGAAAGCTATGCGGACACTCACGCACGCATTGAGCATTTTATCAAGCTTGTAGATTTTAAGGGCGAAATCGTTTTTATTAATGAAGATAACTCCAGCATAGAAGCCTATGACAATTTAGAGCATTTGGGCAAGAAAAACAAGCGGCTCGCTACCAAAAACGGCCGGTTAGACTCTTTGAGCGCTTGTAGGATTTTAGAGCGCTATTGCCAGCAAGTTTTAAAAAAGCGCTAG
- a CDS encoding sel1 repeat family protein, giving the protein MLGSFKKAIFRVLCLGLLGGLMAEPNPEELFDQGKEILDFAVSGGGGAFRGDSLEAKKYYIQAKEYFEKACNLNYAKGCVSLGGLYEGENLVIRREPRLKKRLEKAIQYYSKACDLKDGEGCFNLGYIYELNGYGVEKNSIKAAYFYSKACKLGFQKTCEILKELK; this is encoded by the coding sequence ATGCTAGGAAGTTTCAAAAAAGCGATTTTTAGAGTTTTGTGCTTGGGTTTATTGGGGGGGTTAATGGCAGAGCCAAACCCTGAAGAGCTTTTTGATCAGGGCAAAGAGATTCTTGATTTTGCCGTGAGTGGTGGGGGTGGTGCATTTAGAGGAGATAGTCTTGAGGCTAAGAAGTATTATATTCAAGCTAAGGAATACTTTGAAAAAGCTTGTAATTTAAACTATGCTAAGGGGTGTGTTAGTCTAGGGGGTTTATATGAGGGTGAAAATCTGGTAATTAGGAGAGAACCTAGGTTAAAAAAGCGTTTGGAAAAAGCCATTCAATACTACTCTAAAGCGTGTGATTTAAAAGATGGTGAAGGGTGTTTTAATTTAGGGTATATATATGAACTAAATGGGTATGGAGTAGAAAAAAACTCAATAAAAGCCGCTTACTTTTACTCTAAAGCATGCAAACTAGGATTTCAAAAGACATGCGAGATACTCAAAGAATTGAAATAG
- a CDS encoding lysozyme gives MDSEGFSPSIYTDKTEHPTIGYGYNLSVYSYEGKRITKAYGLLTDILKENYKALLSYGWYKNLDAMRRMVILDLSYNLGLNGLLKFKQFIKAIEDKNYALAVERLQKSPYFNQVKKRASRNMEILKLGGCEKHCKKKYTIEKVIKEVGLELKSKSVMPYFFNEYDLTKNANREEPERLRS, from the coding sequence GTGGATTCAGAGGGGTTTTCGCCTTCTATTTATACCGACAAGACGGAGCATCCCACGATTGGCTATGGCTATAATTTGAGCGTTTATTCTTATGAGGGTAAGCGTATCACCAAAGCGTATGGGCTTTTAACTGACATATTAAAAGAGAATTATAAGGCTCTCCTCTCTTATGGGTGGTATAAAAATTTGGACGCAATGAGGAGAATGGTCATCTTGGATTTGAGCTACAATTTAGGCTTGAACGGACTGCTCAAATTCAAGCAATTCATCAAGGCCATAGAGGATAAAAATTATGCTTTGGCTGTGGAGAGACTGCAAAAAAGCCCGTATTTCAATCAAGTGAAAAAAAGAGCGTCAAGGAATATGGAAATTTTGAAATTGGGGGGTTGCGAAAAACATTGTAAGAAAAAATACACGATAGAAAAGGTGATCAAAGAGGTGGGGCTTGAGCTCAAATCAAAGTCAGTCATGCCGTATTTTTTCAACGAATACGATCTGACCAAAAACGCCAACAGAGAAGAGCCTGAGAGATTGAGAAGCTAA
- the ilvC gene encoding ketol-acid reductoisomerase, with product MALPVYYDKDIDLGVIQSLQVGVIGYGAQGEAQALNLRDSKVKVRIGLYQGSLSALKAKKEGFEVLGVKELVQQSDVIMALLPDELHKGVLEKEVIPFLKEGQIVGFAHGFSVHFNQVVLPKGVGAILVAPKGPGSALREEYLKNKGLYHLIAIEQESSIHNAKAVALSYAKAMGGGRMGVLETSFKEECESDLFGEQAVLCGGLEAIVRMGFETLIKAGYPEELAYFECVHEVKLVADLLHYKGVEGLRKHISNTAEFGAIKAREPMGNLLEKRMQKILKKIQNGSFAKDFLLEKSLNYPRLNTERKALKETKIEQIGEILRAPFNHKK from the coding sequence TTGGCATTACCCGTTTATTATGATAAAGACATTGATTTAGGCGTTATCCAATCCTTACAAGTGGGCGTTATTGGCTATGGCGCGCAAGGAGAGGCTCAAGCACTCAATTTGAGGGATTCTAAAGTGAAGGTGCGTATTGGCTTGTATCAAGGGAGTTTGAGTGCTTTAAAAGCAAAAAAAGAGGGTTTTGAAGTGCTGGGAGTCAAGGAGTTAGTCCAACAATCGGATGTGATCATGGCACTACTCCCAGATGAATTGCATAAGGGAGTGTTAGAAAAAGAAGTGATCCCTTTTTTAAAAGAGGGGCAAATTGTGGGCTTTGCCCATGGTTTTAGCGTGCATTTCAATCAGGTTGTTCTTCCAAAAGGCGTGGGTGCAATTTTAGTCGCGCCAAAAGGGCCAGGGAGCGCTTTAAGAGAAGAATACCTTAAAAATAAGGGCTTATACCATCTAATCGCCATAGAGCAAGAAAGTTCAATTCATAACGCTAAAGCGGTGGCTTTAAGCTACGCCAAAGCGATGGGTGGAGGGAGAATGGGGGTTTTAGAAACGAGCTTTAAAGAAGAATGCGAGAGCGATTTATTCGGCGAGCAAGCGGTTTTATGCGGGGGGTTAGAAGCGATCGTAAGGATGGGGTTTGAAACCTTAATCAAGGCAGGATACCCTGAAGAATTAGCCTATTTTGAATGCGTGCATGAAGTGAAATTAGTGGCGGATTTATTGCATTATAAGGGGGTAGAGGGCTTAAGAAAGCACATTTCTAACACCGCTGAATTTGGGGCGATTAAAGCTAGAGAGCCTATGGGAAATCTGTTGGAAAAACGCATGCAAAAAATCTTAAAAAAGATTCAAAACGGATCATTCGCTAAGGATTTTTTACTAGAAAAGAGCTTGAATTACCCCAGGTTAAACACAGAGAGGAAAGCCCTTAAAGAGACTAAAATAGAACAAATTGGGGAAATTTTACGCGCCCCATTCAATCATAAAAAATAA
- a CDS encoding RluA family pseudouridine synthase, which translates to MPFVEEEFEILKPTKALFLVRDVLKCSLKEAQRHLDKQRLKQNQQAVRKSQIIQGVVRLIHFKPNEKQEKLVFETKDFGVFDKPAQVYTHPKGYFYHESLLDCIQSHFSKNAHPAHRLDYETSGLVLAGKTLQSVKDLKALFMQKKVKKTYLALAHGLVEKSMKIDKPILTPQNIQKDLRIRSKISPLGKPSITLVEPLSYNPFLDISLLKITPLTGRTHQIRLHLSSINHRIVGEGLYGVIDENAREYLQLKRENNAPTLMLHAASLEFEFKGAIYKIASPMPERFMPFLKDLPLFY; encoded by the coding sequence GTGCCTTTTGTTGAAGAAGAATTTGAAATTTTAAAACCCACCAAAGCCTTGTTTTTGGTGCGCGATGTTTTAAAATGCTCTTTAAAAGAAGCCCAACGGCACCTTGACAAACAACGCCTGAAACAAAACCAACAAGCCGTGCGTAAATCTCAAATCATTCAAGGGGTCGTTCGCTTGATTCATTTCAAGCCTAATGAAAAACAAGAAAAACTTGTTTTTGAAACGAAAGATTTTGGCGTGTTTGACAAACCCGCTCAAGTCTATACCCACCCTAAAGGCTATTTTTACCATGAAAGCTTATTAGATTGCATCCAATCGCATTTTAGCAAAAACGCCCACCCAGCCCACAGACTGGACTATGAAACGAGCGGGTTGGTTTTAGCGGGCAAGACCTTACAAAGCGTTAAGGATTTAAAAGCACTTTTCATGCAAAAAAAAGTAAAAAAAACTTATTTAGCGCTAGCGCATGGGTTGGTTGAAAAAAGCATGAAAATAGACAAACCCATTCTAACGCCACAAAACATTCAAAAAGATTTGCGCATTCGATCTAAAATTTCTCCTTTAGGCAAGCCTTCAATTACCCTTGTTGAGCCTTTAAGCTATAACCCTTTTTTGGATATAAGCTTGCTTAAAATAACCCCACTTACCGGGCGCACACACCAGATCCGCTTGCATTTAAGCAGTATAAATCATAGGATCGTGGGTGAGGGGCTTTATGGGGTGATAGATGAAAACGCTAGAGAATACCTTCAATTAAAGCGTGAAAATAACGCCCCAACCCTCATGCTCCATGCCGCTAGTTTAGAGTTTGAATTTAAAGGAGCGATCTACAAAATCGCTTCCCCAATGCCCGAACGCTTCATGCCGTTTCTAAAAGATCTACCGCTCTTTTATTGA
- the pyrG gene encoding CTP synthase (glutamine hydrolyzing), translated as MDRAKFIFVTGGVLSSLGKGISSSSIATLLQHCNYQVSILKIDPYINIDPGTMSPLEHGEVFVTSDGAETDLDIGHYERFLNRNLTRLNNFTTGQIFSSVIENERKGEYLGKTIQIVPHVTDEIKRRIKSAAKGLDFLIVEVGGTVGDMEGMFYLEAIRQLKLELGNEKVINVHVTLIPYIQTTNELKTKPTQHSVQELRRLGVTPQIILARSPKPLDKELKKKIALSCDVEQDSVIVATDTKSIYACPILFLQEGILTPIARRFNLNKLHPKMAAWNTLVEKIIAPKHKVKIGFVGKYLSLKESYKSLIEALIHAGAHLDTQVNIEWLDSENFNEKTDLEGVDAILVPGGFGERGIEGKICAIQRARVEKLPFLGICLGMQLAIVEFCRNVLGLKGANSTEFNQRCEYPVVYLIEDFMDQNHQKQVRTYNSPLGGTMRLGEYECEIMPNSLLEKAYKKPNIKERHRHRYEINPKYRQEWENKGLKVVGFGANHLIEAIELEEHPFFVGVQFHPEFTSRLQSPNPIILDFIKNALSKS; from the coding sequence ATGGATAGAGCCAAATTTATATTCGTTACAGGGGGCGTGTTAAGCTCTCTAGGGAAAGGGATTTCATCTTCTTCAATCGCTACGCTTTTACAGCATTGCAATTACCAGGTTTCTATTTTGAAGATTGACCCTTATATCAATATTGATCCAGGCACCATGAGCCCTTTAGAGCATGGGGAAGTGTTTGTAACTAGCGATGGCGCTGAAACGGATTTAGACATTGGGCATTATGAACGCTTTTTGAACAGGAATTTAACAAGGTTGAATAATTTCACTACCGGGCAGATTTTTTCAAGCGTGATAGAAAATGAAAGGAAAGGGGAATATTTAGGCAAAACCATTCAAATCGTCCCCCATGTAACCGATGAAATCAAAAGGCGCATTAAAAGCGCGGCTAAGGGGTTGGATTTTTTAATCGTGGAAGTGGGCGGAACCGTGGGCGATATGGAGGGCATGTTTTATTTGGAAGCGATCCGCCAGCTTAAACTGGAATTAGGGAATGAAAAAGTCATCAATGTGCATGTAACCCTGATCCCCTATATCCAAACCACTAACGAATTAAAAACCAAACCCACGCAACATTCTGTCCAGGAATTAAGGCGCCTTGGCGTAACCCCTCAAATCATTTTGGCACGATCGCCTAAGCCTTTGGATAAAGAATTGAAAAAAAAGATCGCTTTGAGTTGCGATGTGGAGCAAGACAGCGTGATTGTCGCCACAGACACTAAAAGCATTTACGCATGCCCCATTCTTTTCTTGCAAGAAGGCATTTTAACCCCCATTGCCAGACGCTTTAATTTGAATAAACTACACCCCAAAATGGCGGCTTGGAACACTTTAGTAGAAAAGATTATCGCTCCTAAACACAAAGTTAAAATTGGTTTTGTGGGCAAGTATTTAAGCTTGAAAGAATCTTATAAATCCTTGATTGAAGCCTTAATCCATGCGGGTGCGCATCTGGATACGCAAGTCAATATTGAATGGCTGGATAGCGAGAATTTTAATGAAAAGACGGATTTAGAGGGCGTTGATGCGATTTTAGTGCCTGGAGGCTTTGGAGAAAGGGGGATTGAGGGCAAAATTTGCGCCATTCAAAGAGCTAGGGTGGAAAAACTCCCCTTTTTAGGGATTTGTTTGGGCATGCAATTAGCGATCGTTGAATTTTGCCGCAATGTTTTAGGTTTAAAAGGGGCTAACTCTACGGAATTTAACCAACGCTGCGAATACCCTGTGGTGTATTTGATTGAAGATTTTATGGATCAAAACCACCAAAAACAGGTGCGCACCTATAACTCGCCTTTAGGAGGCACCATGCGATTAGGCGAATACGAATGCGAAATCATGCCAAACAGCTTACTAGAAAAAGCCTATAAAAAGCCCAATATTAAAGAAAGACACCGCCATCGTTATGAAATCAACCCCAAATACCGCCAAGAGTGGGAAAATAAGGGCTTGAAAGTGGTGGGTTTTGGAGCGAATCATTTGATTGAAGCGATTGAATTAGAAGAACACCCGTTCTTTGTGGGGGTGCAATTCCACCCGGAATTCACCTCCAGGTTGCAAAGCCCTAACCCTATTATTTTGGATTTCATTAAGAACGCTCTTTCTAAATCCTAA
- the minD gene encoding septum site-determining protein MinD encodes MAIVVTITSGKGGVGKSTTTANLAIGLAESGKKVVAVDFDIGLRNLDMILGLENRIVYDVVDVMEKNCNLSQALITDKKTKNLSFLAASQSKDKNILDKEKVAILINALRADFDYILIDSPAGIESGFEHAILHADMALVVVTPEVSSLRDSDRVIGIIDAKSNRAKRGEEVHKHLIINRLKPELVANGEMIPIEEVLKILCLPLIGIIPEDHHIISATNKGEPVIRTDCESAKAYQRITRRILGEEVEYVEFKAKRGFFSALKGIFS; translated from the coding sequence ATGGCAATAGTAGTTACTATCACTTCAGGTAAGGGGGGCGTGGGTAAAAGCACCACCACGGCTAATTTAGCGATTGGACTTGCAGAGAGCGGTAAAAAAGTCGTAGCGGTTGATTTTGACATAGGCCTTAGGAACTTGGATATGATTTTAGGCTTAGAAAATCGCATTGTTTATGATGTGGTGGATGTGATGGAAAAAAATTGCAACCTTTCGCAGGCTTTGATCACGGATAAAAAGACTAAAAACCTTTCTTTTTTAGCGGCCTCACAAAGCAAGGATAAAAATATTTTAGATAAGGAAAAAGTAGCGATTTTAATCAACGCTTTAAGGGCGGATTTTGACTATATTTTGATTGACTCACCGGCTGGGATTGAAAGCGGTTTTGAGCATGCGATTTTACATGCGGACATGGCGTTAGTGGTGGTAACGCCTGAGGTAAGCTCTTTAAGAGATAGCGACAGAGTGATTGGCATTATTGACGCGAAGTCTAATCGGGCCAAAAGGGGCGAAGAAGTGCATAAGCATTTGATAATCAATCGCTTAAAACCTGAATTAGTGGCAAATGGCGAGATGATTCCCATAGAAGAAGTGCTTAAGATTTTGTGCTTGCCTTTAATTGGGATCATTCCTGAAGATCATCATATTATTTCAGCGACCAACAAGGGCGAGCCGGTGATTCGCACAGACTGCGAGAGCGCGAAAGCTTACCAACGCATCACCAGACGGATTTTAGGCGAAGAAGTGGAATACGTGGAATTTAAGGCTAAAAGAGGCTTTTTTAGTGCGTTAAAAGGGATATTTTCATGA
- the minE gene encoding cell division topological specificity factor MinE: MSLFDFFKNKGSAATATDRLKLILAKERTLNLPYMEEMRKEIIAVIQKYTKSSDIHFKTLDSNQSVETIEVEIILPK, from the coding sequence ATGAGTTTGTTTGATTTTTTTAAAAACAAAGGGAGTGCGGCTACCGCAACCGATAGATTGAAATTGATTTTAGCCAAAGAGCGCACCTTAAATTTACCCTACATGGAAGAGATGCGTAAAGAAATCATTGCCGTCATTCAAAAATACACTAAATCTTCAGACATCCATTTCAAAACCCTTGACAGCAATCAGAGCGTGGAAACGATTGAAGTGGAGATTATACTGCCTAAATAG
- a CDS encoding NAD+ synthase, which translates to MQKDYQKLIAYLCDFLEKEVQRRGFKKVVYGLSGGLDSAVVGVLCQKVFKENAHALLMPSSVSMLESKTDALNLCETFSIPYTEYSIAPYEAIFDSHFKDASLTRKGNFCARLRMAFLYDYSLKSDSLVIGTSNKSERMLGYGTLFGDLACAINPIGELFKTEVYELAYYLNIPKKILNKPPSADLFVGQSDEKDLGYPYSVIDPLLKDIEALFKNKPIDAETLTQLGYDEILVKNIINRIQKNAFKLELPTIAKRFNPK; encoded by the coding sequence ATGCAAAAAGATTACCAAAAACTCATCGCTTATTTATGCGATTTTTTAGAAAAAGAAGTTCAAAGACGCGGCTTTAAAAAAGTCGTTTACGGGCTGAGTGGGGGGCTAGATAGTGCGGTCGTTGGGGTGCTGTGTCAAAAAGTTTTTAAAGAAAACGCCCATGCCCTTTTAATGCCCTCTTCAGTCTCTATGCTAGAAAGTAAAACAGACGCTTTAAATTTGTGCGAAACATTTTCTATCCCTTATACAGAATATTCTATCGCTCCCTATGAAGCCATCTTTGATTCTCATTTTAAAGACGCAAGCCTTACCAGGAAGGGGAATTTTTGTGCAAGATTGCGCATGGCTTTTTTATACGATTATTCTTTAAAAAGCGATTCTTTAGTCATTGGCACGAGCAATAAAAGCGAAAGAATGTTAGGCTATGGCACTTTATTTGGGGATTTGGCGTGCGCGATTAACCCGATTGGGGAATTATTTAAAACCGAAGTTTATGAACTCGCTTATTATTTAAATATCCCTAAAAAGATTTTAAATAAGCCCCCTAGCGCGGATTTATTTGTGGGGCAAAGCGATGAAAAAGATTTGGGCTATCCTTATAGCGTGATCGATCCTTTATTGAAGGATATTGAAGCGTTGTTCAAAAACAAGCCCATTGATGCAGAAACGCTCACTCAATTAGGCTATGATGAAATTTTAGTAAAAAACATCATAAACCGTATCCAAAAAAACGCCTTTAAATTGGAATTACCCACTATCGCCAAACGATTTAACCCTAAATGA
- the recJ gene encoding single-stranded-DNA-specific exonuclease RecJ, with the protein MKQKLKAQIKERVASIAYNEKGFPSPFLFKDLKKAALKIIEAIRANTEILVVGDYDADGVISSTIMAKFFESLNYKHVRIAIPNRFMDGYGISKKFLEKHHAPLIITVDNGINAFEAARFCKEKNYTLIITDHHCLNNDEVPDAYAVINPKQPDCDFIQKEVCGALVAFYLCYGIHQLLGKEKSHSSELLCLAGVATIADMMPLTFFNRFLVSKALYFLQKESLGAMGFLRQREVFRKRSLKASDISFNIAPLINSAGRMQDAKMALDFLSANNFQDGYSLYERLKACNLKRKMIQQQVFEEAFKHAMVGEKIIVAFKDNWHEGVLGIVASKLVEATQKPSLVFTFKEGVYKGSGRSSPNIDLIDALNGVSSLLLGYGGHRQACGLSIGKNNIVSLFETLENFDFKVLPFCEKEPPLTLKLKDIDRELLEIIEAGEPYGQENPEPLFQAKNLEVIEEKIIKESHQVLRFKDKECVKEAIYFNAERFLKAGEKVSVLFSVELDECSNEPKMFVKSLL; encoded by the coding sequence ATGAAACAAAAGCTTAAAGCTCAAATCAAAGAGCGAGTGGCTTCTATCGCTTATAATGAAAAAGGGTTTCCTAGCCCCTTTTTATTTAAAGACTTGAAAAAAGCCGCGCTCAAAATCATAGAAGCCATACGCGCAAACACAGAAATTTTAGTGGTGGGCGATTATGACGCTGACGGCGTGATTAGCTCTACTATCATGGCAAAATTTTTTGAAAGCCTGAACTATAAGCATGTCCGCATTGCAATCCCTAATCGCTTCATGGATGGCTATGGGATTTCTAAAAAATTTTTAGAAAAACACCACGCCCCTTTAATCATCACGGTGGATAACGGGATTAACGCCTTTGAAGCCGCGCGATTTTGCAAAGAAAAAAATTACACCCTTATCATCACCGATCACCATTGCTTAAATAATGATGAAGTCCCAGACGCTTATGCGGTGATCAACCCCAAGCAACCGGATTGTGATTTTATCCAAAAGGAAGTGTGCGGGGCGTTAGTAGCGTTTTATTTGTGCTATGGAATCCACCAGCTTTTAGGAAAAGAAAAAAGCCATTCTAGTGAGTTGCTATGCTTAGCGGGCGTGGCGACTATTGCTGACATGATGCCTTTGACTTTTTTTAACCGCTTTTTAGTTTCTAAAGCCTTGTATTTTTTGCAAAAAGAATCCTTAGGGGCGATGGGGTTTTTGCGCCAAAGAGAAGTTTTTAGAAAACGCTCTTTAAAAGCGAGCGATATTTCTTTTAATATCGCCCCTTTAATCAACTCCGCAGGGCGCATGCAAGACGCTAAAATGGCTTTAGATTTTTTAAGCGCGAATAATTTTCAAGATGGCTATTCTTTGTATGAACGCTTGAAAGCATGCAATTTGAAGCGTAAAATGATCCAACAGCAGGTTTTTGAAGAAGCTTTTAAGCATGCGATGGTTGGAGAAAAAATCATCGTCGCTTTTAAGGACAATTGGCATGAGGGCGTGCTGGGGATCGTGGCTTCAAAATTAGTGGAAGCCACTCAAAAGCCAAGCCTGGTTTTTACCTTTAAAGAAGGGGTGTATAAGGGGAGTGGGCGTAGCTCTCCAAACATTGATCTCATTGACGCTTTGAATGGGGTTTCTTCTTTATTGCTCGGCTATGGAGGGCATAGGCAAGCGTGCGGGTTGAGCATTGGAAAAAACAATATCGTCTCGCTCTTTGAAACTTTAGAAAATTTTGATTTTAAAGTCTTGCCTTTTTGTGAAAAAGAACCCCCTTTAACGCTCAAATTAAAAGACATTGACAGAGAGCTTTTAGAGATTATAGAAGCGGGCGAACCTTATGGGCAAGAAAACCCTGAACCCCTATTCCAAGCAAAAAATTTAGAAGTCATAGAAGAAAAAATCATTAAAGAAAGCCACCAGGTTTTGCGTTTTAAGGATAAAGAATGCGTTAAAGAGGCGATTTATTTTAACGCTGAGCGGTTTTTGAAAGCGGGCGAAAAGGTGAGCGTGCTTTTTAGCGTGGAATTAGATGAGTGTTCTAATGAGCCTAAAATGTTTGTTAAAAGTTTGTTGTAG
- the dprA gene encoding DNA-protecting protein DprA, producing the protein MKSNFQYSTLENIPKAFDTLKDPPKKLYCVGDTKLLEAPLKVAIIGTRRPTPYSKQHTITLARELAKNGAVIVSGGALGVDIIAQENALPKTIMLSPCSLDLIYPTNNHKVIQEIAQNGLILSEYEKDFMPIKGSFLARNRLVIALSDAVIIPQADLKSGSMSSARLAQKYQKPLFVLPQRLNESDGTNELLEKGQAQGIFNIQNFINTLLKDYHLKEMPEMEDEFLEYCTKNPSYEEAYLKFGDKLLEYELLGKIKRINHLVVLA; encoded by the coding sequence ATGAAAAGCAATTTCCAATACAGCACGCTAGAAAATATCCCTAAAGCCTTTGATACGCTCAAAGACCCCCCTAAAAAGCTCTATTGTGTGGGCGATACCAAGCTTTTAGAAGCGCCTTTAAAAGTGGCTATCATCGGCACAAGAAGACCCACCCCTTATAGCAAGCAACACACGATCACTCTAGCCAGAGAGCTTGCTAAAAATGGCGCGGTTATTGTGAGCGGAGGAGCGTTAGGCGTGGATATTATCGCTCAAGAAAACGCCTTACCAAAAACCATCATGCTTTCGCCTTGCAGTTTGGATTTGATTTATCCTACGAACAATCATAAAGTGATCCAAGAAATCGCACAAAACGGCTTGATTTTAAGCGAATATGAAAAGGATTTCATGCCCATTAAAGGCTCTTTTTTAGCGAGAAACCGCCTAGTGATCGCTTTAAGCGATGCGGTGATTATCCCCCAAGCGGATTTAAAAAGCGGCTCTATGAGTAGCGCGAGATTAGCCCAAAAATACCAAAAACCCTTGTTTGTTTTACCCCAACGCTTGAATGAGAGCGATGGCACTAATGAGCTTTTAGAAAAAGGGCAGGCTCAAGGGATATTTAATATTCAAAATTTTATAAACACCCTTTTAAAAGACTACCATTTAAAAGAAATGCCTGAAATGGAAGATGAATTTTTAGAATATTGCACCAAAAACCCGAGCTATGAAGAAGCGTATCTCAAATTTGGGGATAAGCTTTTAGAATACGAGCTGTTGGGTAAGATCAAGCGCATCAATCATCTCGTGGTGTTAGCATGA
- a CDS encoding DUF1294 domain-containing protein, with product MSVEFASIVWLLIVNILIFILMLVDKNSAEQKMWRIPEKALWALSLLGGSVGFLVAMVVSHHKILKLKFKYGVSLICLIESAILYFVSKDLFWIVVLTIFSLSLILVAFKIFLLKDNPNKRFKNNKGDKR from the coding sequence GTGAGCGTGGAATTTGCTTCTATCGTTTGGTTGCTCATAGTCAATATTCTGATTTTTATTCTCATGCTGGTGGATAAAAATTCGGCTGAGCAAAAAATGTGGCGTATTCCTGAAAAAGCTTTGTGGGCTTTATCGCTCCTTGGCGGGTCTGTCGGGTTTTTGGTCGCTATGGTTGTGTCCCACCATAAGATCTTAAAGCTTAAGTTTAAATACGGCGTTTCGCTCATTTGCTTGATAGAGAGCGCGATCCTTTACTTTGTCAGCAAGGATCTTTTTTGGATAGTAGTGCTAACGATATTCTCACTATCTTTGATACTGGTAGCGTTTAAGATCTTCCTCCTTAAAGACAACCCTAACAAACGCTTCAAAAACAACAAGGGGGATAAAAGATAA